The following coding sequences lie in one Streptomyces xiamenensis genomic window:
- a CDS encoding FAD-dependent monooxygenase, with protein sequence MKILIAGCGIGGLAAALSLYEAGFRDLSLVEAAPAVRPYGAGVNLQPNAVRELAALGLYEEIAARSATIGRLGYHNHLGQTVWHERRGLAAGHRHPQLAVHRGELLTVLAEAVTRRLGPGAIRTDAKVTGFERAGEGRLRVRLAHRRGGTAKEGVTGSTTGAGLLIGADGIRSAVRATLYPREGAPPASGTVVWRGITRVRPFLGGDSMVVMGDGRWKVVVYPLAGTPGTDGLVPVNWAASRAAAPGEPVDGATRPVPRSAFAPHFDTWALGDLRLREVLAGPDPVVQFPLIDRDPLPRWSFGRVTLLGDSAHAMAPMGSNATTQAIVDARALAHALARDPDAGRDPERALLAYDRERRPAMNRLALMSRAKGPEAVIDLACERAPDGFGRIGEVIDRSELVALTRSYARAGHFDARAANLPSPYSTRASAPAPAAAPAPGVVPA encoded by the coding sequence ATGAAAATCCTGATCGCGGGCTGCGGGATTGGGGGTCTGGCAGCCGCGCTGAGTCTTTACGAGGCCGGGTTTCGCGATCTGAGCCTGGTGGAGGCGGCACCCGCCGTCCGCCCGTACGGCGCGGGGGTGAATCTCCAGCCCAACGCCGTGCGCGAACTTGCCGCGCTCGGACTGTACGAGGAGATCGCGGCCCGCTCCGCCACCATCGGCCGCCTCGGGTACCACAACCACCTCGGCCAGACGGTGTGGCACGAGCGGCGCGGCCTGGCCGCCGGGCACCGGCACCCACAACTGGCCGTGCACCGGGGAGAGTTGCTGACCGTGCTCGCCGAGGCCGTCACCCGCCGGCTGGGGCCGGGGGCGATCCGTACCGATGCCAAGGTCACCGGGTTCGAGAGGGCCGGGGAGGGTCGGTTACGGGTCCGGCTGGCGCACCGCCGGGGCGGGACCGCGAAGGAGGGCGTGACCGGGAGCACGACCGGGGCCGGGCTGCTGATCGGGGCGGACGGTATCCGCTCGGCGGTGCGCGCCACCCTCTACCCGCGGGAGGGCGCCCCACCCGCCAGCGGCACCGTCGTGTGGCGCGGCATCACCAGGGTCCGCCCGTTCCTGGGCGGCGACTCCATGGTGGTGATGGGCGACGGCCGCTGGAAAGTGGTGGTGTATCCGCTGGCCGGCACCCCCGGTACGGACGGTCTGGTGCCCGTCAACTGGGCCGCGTCCCGTGCCGCGGCGCCCGGCGAACCGGTGGACGGCGCCACCCGTCCGGTGCCCCGTTCCGCCTTCGCCCCGCACTTCGACACCTGGGCCCTGGGCGATCTGCGGCTGCGCGAGGTCCTGGCGGGTCCCGATCCCGTCGTCCAGTTCCCCCTGATCGACCGTGACCCGCTGCCGCGCTGGTCCTTCGGCCGGGTCACCCTCCTGGGCGACTCGGCACACGCCATGGCCCCGATGGGTTCCAACGCGACCACCCAGGCCATTGTGGACGCCCGCGCCCTGGCCCACGCCCTGGCCCGCGACCCCGACGCCGGCCGCGATCCCGAACGGGCCCTGCTGGCGTACGACCGGGAGCGCCGTCCCGCGATGAACCGGCTGGCGCTCATGAGCCGCGCCAAGGGCCCCGAGGCCGTCATCGATCTGGCCTGCGAGCGCGCGCCGGACGGCTTCGGCCGGATCGGCGAAGTCATCGACCGGTCCGAACTCGTCGCCCTGACGCGCTCCTACGCCCGTGCCGGGCACTTCGACGCGCGGGCCGCGAACCTGCCCTCGCCGTACAGCACCCGAGCATCCGCACCCGCACCCGCAGCCGCGCCCGCGCCCGGAGTCGTGCCCGCGTGA
- a CDS encoding N-6 DNA methylase gives MSTDSPAAQLVERLWRVYAPYQRGRNTSDDLASMLAILVLAKFVQSDGAADVEFVEWWKRAAGESSGRASVLADIRAAVRSASRHPGFPVPHMRNQDAGLLNSDENLEDVPWAADFIGMLGRGPDLDSTEWSDVCDLLLDRHARENTRTAGEFHTPREVARLLVELAPPRAGDRILDPACGSGVLLAAAAQRIAGGVDGATLEAYATDRSNPWLATMNLAMHGVDRPVVRASEPASLFGGRGQGGADLVFSNPPFGQRLGPVEDVGWPFGRPSEHSADFAWLQYIWSRLSENGVGLVVMPAGAAWRHGREAEMRKAMVSGGALQGVIALPPHLFTHTAVPVHIWLLARGKSSRLPAADGDAVVFVDASGLGTQPPRRSRRVLTARDRALIVRCFHEGDHDEPGFSRSVSYREILEQGGGLDPRWYVGAGQEQSAASDTDDLFGELAGSAAKMSRSSHNLAWILETTRLPRDGIVPQHARLRDIVDGKVSDVARDGRAGLLLAGPSGSLVRAEDYQEAGIPVVMPTDLTDSGFDEEGIRRIGEEQAAGLGRFRLRSGDIVLARRGELGRCAVVREAQEGWVCGTGCFVLRPPAVLDADYFAAYLRSAPARTWLQARSTGSLTMKTISLGVLGELPVVLPDLSAQRLIADIMAQVDGHERMLREQLALTRKIRRDALHGLLSG, from the coding sequence ATGAGCACAGATAGCCCAGCCGCGCAGCTCGTTGAGCGACTCTGGCGCGTGTACGCGCCGTACCAGCGTGGTCGTAACACCTCCGATGACCTCGCATCCATGCTCGCTATCCTGGTGCTGGCGAAGTTCGTGCAGTCGGACGGGGCGGCGGATGTCGAGTTCGTGGAGTGGTGGAAGCGTGCGGCCGGCGAAAGCAGCGGTCGGGCGTCAGTCTTGGCCGATATCCGTGCCGCGGTGCGGAGTGCCAGCAGACATCCGGGTTTTCCCGTGCCGCACATGCGCAACCAGGATGCCGGGCTGCTGAACAGCGACGAGAACCTGGAGGACGTGCCGTGGGCCGCTGACTTCATCGGCATGCTGGGACGTGGCCCCGACCTCGATTCGACCGAGTGGTCGGACGTCTGCGACCTACTGCTCGACCGTCACGCCCGGGAGAACACCCGTACCGCAGGAGAGTTCCACACGCCGCGCGAGGTCGCACGCCTGCTGGTCGAGTTGGCGCCGCCCAGAGCCGGGGACCGTATCCTCGATCCGGCCTGCGGATCGGGCGTACTGCTGGCGGCTGCCGCGCAGCGGATCGCCGGCGGCGTCGACGGAGCAACACTCGAGGCATATGCCACAGACCGCAGCAACCCGTGGCTGGCGACGATGAATCTGGCCATGCACGGAGTGGACCGGCCGGTCGTCCGGGCCTCCGAACCGGCGTCGCTGTTCGGAGGCCGGGGACAGGGCGGTGCGGATCTGGTGTTCAGCAATCCGCCGTTCGGTCAGCGGCTTGGGCCCGTGGAGGATGTCGGATGGCCCTTCGGCAGGCCGAGCGAGCACAGCGCGGATTTCGCCTGGCTGCAGTACATCTGGAGCCGGTTGAGCGAAAACGGGGTCGGGCTGGTGGTCATGCCCGCAGGGGCCGCGTGGCGGCACGGTCGTGAGGCGGAGATGCGCAAGGCCATGGTCTCCGGTGGCGCGCTCCAGGGGGTCATCGCCCTGCCACCTCATCTCTTCACGCACACTGCCGTCCCGGTACACATCTGGTTGTTGGCCCGGGGTAAGTCTTCCCGCCTGCCTGCCGCCGACGGCGATGCGGTTGTCTTCGTCGACGCCAGTGGGCTCGGAACCCAGCCGCCGCGGCGGTCCCGCCGGGTTCTCACCGCCCGGGACAGGGCGCTGATCGTCCGATGTTTTCATGAAGGGGACCACGACGAGCCGGGGTTCTCACGGTCGGTGTCGTACAGGGAGATCCTGGAGCAGGGGGGCGGTCTCGACCCGCGTTGGTACGTGGGTGCCGGGCAGGAGCAGTCGGCGGCTTCGGACACGGACGACTTGTTCGGGGAACTGGCGGGATCCGCAGCGAAGATGTCCCGCTCCAGCCACAACCTTGCGTGGATCCTGGAGACTACGCGGCTGCCCCGTGACGGGATCGTGCCCCAGCACGCGCGGCTGCGGGACATCGTGGACGGGAAGGTCAGCGATGTCGCCAGGGACGGGCGGGCCGGCCTGCTCCTCGCCGGGCCTTCGGGGAGCCTGGTCCGCGCCGAGGATTACCAAGAGGCGGGCATCCCCGTGGTGATGCCCACGGACTTGACCGACAGTGGCTTCGACGAGGAGGGGATACGGCGCATCGGTGAGGAGCAGGCCGCAGGCCTGGGCCGATTCCGCCTGCGCTCGGGAGACATCGTGCTGGCACGCCGTGGAGAGCTGGGGCGATGCGCTGTGGTCCGGGAGGCGCAGGAGGGATGGGTCTGTGGAACGGGCTGTTTCGTCCTGCGGCCGCCAGCCGTACTCGACGCGGACTACTTCGCGGCCTATCTCCGGTCCGCCCCCGCACGTACGTGGCTCCAGGCACGCTCCACCGGGAGTCTGACCATGAAGACCATCTCGCTCGGGGTCCTGGGTGAGTTGCCCGTCGTCCTGCCCGACCTGTCGGCGCAGCGGTTGATCGCGGACATCATGGCGCAGGTGGACGGGCACGAACGCATGCTGCGGGAACAGCTCGCCCTGACGCGGAAGATCCGTCGTGACGCGCTGCACGGGCTGCTGAGCGGCTGA
- a CDS encoding 4-hydroxyphenylacetate 3-hydroxylase family protein: protein MTRSGQDYLDSLRDGRSVWLDGELVKDITEHPAFRNTARSIAHLYDLARDEKLRDVLTATPEGTGPGDPVLRAYQVPRSHADLVRRRAAFKTWSEASYGFLGRSPDYMAAGIAGFVSAPEIFAGTDGGFDGRDNLAAYYRRMSSGSLYQSFTITNPQIDRTKSASEQEENDLYVRVVKERDDGIVVRGAKMIGTAAVFGDEIIVGTIEPLAPQDIEHALTFSMPIDTPGLKFISRASYEASARSVFDNPLSSRFDENDALLVCDDVFVPWERVLTYRDVQASFLMWWGTPAYHHFVHQASVRFWTKLEFLTGLAILIAKSNNTYQLPPVQMQIGRLIGWLNIARSMVIAAESEFERVGTDPDGPVHINREIASAHRAMAGDLYPKFLAEIKMLAGGGLIQLPASGYDLTHPELGPLVAKYVRSPGTPSEQRIKLLKLAWDALGSEFASRHEQYERFYHGAPHVYLPGIVRDGDPDRLAAFTQSCLDGYDLGTGPAGAAEPGAGHAR from the coding sequence ATGACCCGCAGTGGCCAGGACTACCTCGACTCCCTGCGTGACGGACGGTCCGTGTGGCTGGACGGCGAACTCGTCAAGGACATCACCGAGCACCCCGCCTTCCGCAACACCGCCCGGTCCATAGCCCACCTGTACGACCTCGCACGGGACGAGAAGCTGCGGGACGTCCTCACCGCCACCCCGGAGGGCACCGGCCCGGGCGACCCCGTCCTGCGCGCCTACCAGGTGCCCCGCTCGCACGCCGACCTCGTGCGCCGCCGCGCTGCGTTCAAGACGTGGTCCGAGGCCAGTTACGGCTTCCTGGGCCGCTCGCCCGACTACATGGCGGCCGGCATCGCCGGGTTCGTCTCCGCCCCGGAGATCTTCGCCGGCACGGACGGAGGGTTCGACGGCCGGGACAACCTCGCCGCGTACTACCGCCGGATGAGCTCCGGGAGCCTGTACCAGTCCTTCACCATCACCAATCCGCAGATCGACCGGACCAAGTCCGCCTCCGAGCAGGAGGAGAACGATCTGTACGTGCGGGTCGTCAAGGAGCGCGACGACGGCATCGTGGTGCGCGGCGCGAAGATGATCGGCACCGCCGCCGTCTTCGGCGACGAGATCATCGTGGGCACCATCGAGCCGCTCGCCCCGCAGGACATCGAGCACGCCCTGACGTTCTCGATGCCCATCGACACCCCGGGCCTGAAGTTCATCTCCCGTGCCTCCTACGAGGCGAGCGCGCGCAGCGTCTTCGACAATCCGCTGTCCTCCCGCTTCGACGAGAACGACGCGCTGCTGGTGTGCGACGACGTGTTCGTCCCCTGGGAGCGGGTGCTGACCTACCGCGACGTGCAGGCCAGCTTCCTGATGTGGTGGGGCACTCCCGCCTACCACCACTTCGTCCACCAGGCATCGGTCCGCTTCTGGACGAAGCTGGAGTTCCTCACCGGCCTGGCCATCCTCATCGCCAAGTCCAACAACACCTACCAACTGCCGCCCGTCCAGATGCAGATCGGGCGGCTCATCGGCTGGCTCAACATCGCAAGGTCGATGGTGATCGCCGCCGAGAGCGAGTTCGAGCGGGTCGGCACCGACCCGGACGGCCCGGTGCACATCAACCGTGAGATCGCTTCCGCGCACCGCGCCATGGCCGGCGATCTGTACCCCAAGTTCCTCGCCGAGATCAAGATGCTGGCGGGCGGCGGGCTCATCCAGCTGCCCGCTTCCGGATACGACCTCACCCACCCCGAACTCGGCCCGCTGGTCGCCAAGTACGTCCGCTCCCCGGGCACCCCCTCCGAACAGCGCATCAAACTGCTCAAGCTCGCCTGGGACGCGCTGGGTTCGGAGTTCGCCTCCCGCCACGAGCAGTACGAGCGCTTCTACCACGGCGCCCCGCACGTCTATCTGCCCGGCATCGTCCGCGACGGCGACCCCGATCGGCTGGCGGCCTTCACCCAGTCCTGTCTGGACGGCTACGACCTCGGTACGGGGCCGGCCGGAGCGGCCGAACCGGGGGCCGGGCATGCGCGCTGA
- a CDS encoding AraC family transcriptional regulator, whose product MDQKDVLSELLKPLRLTDTYYSKWLAGGDWGVAGQEDSHAVLHYMVRSECFITCADAEPIRLSEGDLALFPHGTAHTFSSAPGLTTTQLHQVLPARAAGSSHVVTVGDAHPDTEILCASLHFDSTTEPPLYRALPPVIVLRAHMLMDEPLLQRTLQSLPTEIIRTAPGARMVSLRAFEMVLVLSLRTAMERLAADSPALQALRHPGISRALTAMYASYATPWTVETLSREAGMSRSAFSQAFRDLVGEPPARHLMVRRLQEARRLLADLSVPLGEIHERVGYQSHVGYHLAFRKEFGITPGEFRTLRAG is encoded by the coding sequence GTGGACCAAAAAGACGTGCTCAGCGAACTGCTCAAACCGCTGCGGCTGACGGATACGTACTACAGCAAGTGGCTGGCGGGCGGGGATTGGGGTGTCGCGGGCCAGGAAGACAGCCACGCCGTCCTGCATTACATGGTGCGCAGCGAATGCTTCATCACCTGTGCGGATGCCGAGCCCATCCGGCTGTCCGAGGGGGACCTCGCGCTCTTCCCGCACGGCACCGCCCACACCTTCTCCTCCGCCCCCGGCCTGACGACCACGCAGCTGCATCAGGTACTGCCCGCACGGGCGGCGGGCAGTTCCCATGTGGTCACGGTCGGTGACGCGCACCCGGACACCGAAATCCTCTGCGCGAGCCTGCACTTCGACAGCACCACCGAACCGCCCCTGTACCGGGCACTGCCGCCGGTCATCGTGCTGCGCGCCCACATGCTGATGGACGAGCCCCTGTTGCAGCGCACCCTCCAGTCCCTTCCGACGGAGATCATCCGCACCGCCCCGGGGGCCAGGATGGTCTCGCTGCGCGCGTTCGAGATGGTGCTGGTGCTCTCCCTGCGCACAGCGATGGAACGGCTCGCGGCCGACTCCCCGGCCCTGCAGGCCCTGCGGCACCCGGGGATCAGCCGGGCGCTGACCGCGATGTACGCCTCCTACGCGACCCCGTGGACCGTGGAGACGCTCTCCCGGGAAGCGGGAATGTCCCGTTCGGCCTTCTCCCAGGCATTCCGCGACCTCGTCGGTGAGCCACCCGCCCGCCATCTGATGGTGCGCCGGCTCCAGGAGGCCCGGCGGCTGCTGGCGGACCTCTCGGTGCCGCTGGGAGAGATCCACGAACGGGTGGGCTACCAGAGCCATGTGGGGTATCACCTGGCATTCCGAAAGGAGTTCGGCATCACCCCCGGGGAGTTCCGCACTTTGCGGGCCGGATGA
- a CDS encoding cytochrome b5 domain-containing protein: MRHTPAAPGDIVDQAESRSRGQGHDHAGPLSWTAGFTPAAPPLQRFPASHAHWDEMAAELPALYASLEVRRRLETLPVLDAGPDALADAFLQRAATVLGIVVHAYHRVEPRHETPTPASVLTPWHQVCARLGRERPFLSYLDLVVANWRPRDPDTPTARPLLVEAVRLLVPTVGTDEEQIFYLTQLEMLSRGTPLLTAAADAVTATDRDDPHTLTDRLLGMTACVREITAYGLRKIEPRPGRRFHVDPVVWAKTVAPLAVPLVRHGLGPSGTASPMFHLLDTVIGRTGYRSFIGEEARRLRASYPPNWRAFLESTAAADISGYATAHPHPPLRAALTGLRAAYAGEDGLLARHRLKVAGYLNTSYRIGRDVTISGFPAAARVAGELATSRTERPAPEPPAPTTPHAPAPPGERAVGFPEVLRHDHTGDRHWIVVEDGVYDVTDFLARHPGGVAPLHSYLGTDATAIFEELGHHRDRVVTARLRRLRVGRLEHPPGTVTEPYATWLRWATDLTRRGNAFLTDLSIRESRTSLASGTGDLTPYTLQFAIEAHERFHDRTYGDITGALHHDLTGSPAAPPPPTRSLHTCTRPCPGPARRRSSTWRRSGARRSPWTNSCCTRSAQP, translated from the coding sequence ATGCGCCATACACCCGCCGCACCGGGCGACATTGTGGACCAGGCGGAAAGCCGGTCGCGAGGACAGGGCCATGACCACGCGGGGCCGCTGTCGTGGACCGCCGGCTTCACCCCGGCCGCGCCGCCCCTCCAGCGGTTTCCCGCCTCGCACGCCCACTGGGACGAAATGGCGGCGGAACTCCCGGCGCTGTACGCGAGCCTGGAAGTGCGCCGCCGCCTGGAGACGCTCCCCGTGCTGGACGCCGGGCCGGACGCGCTTGCGGACGCCTTCCTGCAACGGGCCGCGACCGTCCTGGGGATCGTGGTGCACGCTTACCACCGGGTGGAGCCACGGCACGAGACGCCGACCCCGGCCTCCGTACTCACCCCCTGGCACCAGGTGTGCGCACGCCTCGGCCGGGAGCGCCCCTTCCTGTCCTACCTCGACCTCGTCGTCGCCAACTGGCGCCCGCGCGATCCGGACACCCCAACGGCCCGGCCACTCCTGGTGGAGGCCGTACGACTGCTGGTACCGACGGTGGGCACCGACGAGGAACAGATCTTCTACCTCACCCAGCTGGAAATGCTCTCCCGAGGCACCCCCCTGCTCACGGCGGCGGCCGACGCGGTGACGGCCACCGACCGGGACGACCCGCACACCCTCACCGACCGGCTGCTGGGCATGACCGCGTGCGTGCGGGAGATCACCGCGTACGGGCTGCGCAAGATCGAGCCCAGGCCGGGACGCCGCTTCCACGTCGACCCCGTGGTGTGGGCCAAGACCGTGGCCCCGCTGGCGGTGCCTTTGGTGCGGCACGGGCTCGGCCCCAGCGGCACCGCCTCCCCGATGTTCCATCTGCTGGACACGGTCATCGGCCGCACCGGCTACCGCTCGTTCATCGGCGAGGAGGCCCGACGGCTGCGCGCGAGCTACCCGCCGAACTGGCGGGCCTTCCTGGAGAGCACTGCTGCCGCGGACATCAGCGGCTATGCGACGGCCCACCCCCACCCCCCGCTGCGCGCGGCACTGACCGGCCTGCGGGCCGCGTACGCCGGCGAGGACGGGCTGCTGGCCCGGCACCGGCTGAAGGTGGCCGGGTACCTCAACACCTCCTACCGCATCGGCCGGGACGTCACCATCTCCGGCTTCCCCGCCGCAGCCCGCGTGGCGGGCGAACTGGCCACCTCCCGGACCGAACGCCCCGCCCCGGAGCCGCCCGCCCCCACCACGCCGCACGCCCCCGCGCCGCCCGGGGAGCGGGCGGTGGGCTTCCCGGAGGTCCTGCGCCACGACCACACGGGCGACCGCCACTGGATCGTGGTGGAGGACGGCGTCTACGACGTGACGGACTTCCTCGCCCGGCACCCGGGCGGAGTGGCCCCGCTGCACAGCTATCTGGGCACCGACGCCACCGCGATCTTCGAAGAGCTGGGCCACCACCGCGACCGTGTCGTCACGGCCCGACTGCGCCGGCTGCGGGTGGGCCGGCTGGAGCACCCGCCCGGCACCGTCACCGAGCCGTACGCCACCTGGCTGCGCTGGGCCACCGATCTCACCCGGCGCGGCAACGCCTTCCTCACCGACCTCTCGATCCGCGAGTCCCGCACCAGCCTGGCCTCCGGCACGGGCGACCTCACCCCGTACACACTCCAGTTCGCCATCGAGGCACACGAACGCTTCCACGACCGCACCTACGGCGACATCACCGGCGCACTCCACCACGACCTGACCGGCTCGCCGGCCGCCCCGCCCCCACCGACCCGCTCTCTCCACACCTGTACGCGGCCCTGCCCGGGGCCGGCCCGCAGACGCTCCAGCACCTGGAGAAGATCTGGCGCGAGGCGATCACCCTGGACCAACTCCTGCTGCACACGGTCCGCTCAGCCCTGA
- a CDS encoding type I restriction-modification system subunit M, whose product MTQALFGAADVLRGKMDASQYRDIVSGMLLLKRASDQPGILQVPERAHWSHIVGYEGKALGHVLNEALWELERYNRDELEGVFEALDFDRQLGRAELSALVDQFDKIPLSDDDLEFGDVLGRAYDLILGTFADSAGKRGGEFFTPRSVVRLLTRLVRPQEGQSVYDPFAGSGGMLIQARQYIDEHGGEGADLALFGQEVNSATWSTARLNLLLHGITDSSVLRGDTLVNPLHTLEDGHLRRFDCVLTNPPFSMNYAKKEVRYPERMRYGWTPERGNKSDLMNVQHVLATLRPDGIGAVVTPHGVLFRGGAEAEIRRGIVEDARLEAVIGIGPNVFHGTAIPACILVLRGPNGTSADQRGQVLFINAEREVVTGRSENRLEPQNVEKIVGAFREWADIPGFSRVVSLDEIAANDFNLNIRRYVDAGPPAEPLLDVRAALSGGVPRSEVEAEAGAFLAFGIGLTSLFTAQDSDYLAFRSEGCEATAARIPDLAAVRERGFIDHYRAWWKGTESRICDLAGTRQLLMLRPRLMASFREELLKEGILDRYQLAGVFAAWWSGRQDDLRSLDHRGFSGVIDRWAAADGQRSYLPEPLAHIRVLEVLGDDLRTRLERLVAEERQGLVDLYLSWGDRYAISLADLERQSEAAAARLRARLQDLGYTGPA is encoded by the coding sequence ATGACGCAGGCCCTCTTCGGTGCCGCCGACGTACTGCGCGGCAAAATGGATGCGTCACAGTACCGTGACATCGTCTCCGGGATGCTGCTCCTCAAGCGAGCCTCTGATCAGCCAGGCATCCTTCAGGTACCCGAGCGCGCGCACTGGTCCCACATCGTCGGTTACGAGGGCAAGGCACTGGGGCACGTGCTCAACGAGGCTCTATGGGAACTTGAGCGGTACAACCGGGATGAACTAGAGGGCGTATTCGAAGCTCTCGACTTCGACAGACAGCTGGGCCGTGCCGAGTTGAGTGCACTGGTCGATCAGTTCGACAAAATTCCGCTGAGTGACGACGATCTGGAGTTCGGCGATGTGCTCGGTCGTGCATACGACCTGATCCTCGGCACGTTCGCCGACAGTGCCGGAAAGCGCGGTGGGGAGTTTTTCACGCCCCGTTCTGTGGTCCGGCTGTTGACCCGCCTGGTCCGACCGCAAGAGGGACAGTCGGTCTACGATCCTTTCGCTGGCTCGGGAGGCATGCTCATTCAGGCCCGCCAGTACATCGACGAGCACGGCGGGGAGGGGGCAGACCTCGCCCTCTTCGGCCAGGAGGTGAACAGCGCCACGTGGTCCACGGCCCGGTTGAACCTTCTGTTGCACGGCATAACTGACAGCTCGGTGCTCCGCGGGGACACGCTGGTCAATCCACTCCATACACTGGAGGACGGGCATCTCAGACGCTTCGACTGTGTGCTGACCAATCCTCCCTTCTCGATGAACTACGCCAAGAAGGAGGTGAGGTACCCGGAGCGCATGAGGTATGGCTGGACACCCGAGCGGGGCAATAAGTCCGACCTGATGAATGTCCAGCATGTGCTGGCCACACTTCGTCCGGACGGCATCGGAGCGGTGGTCACGCCGCATGGCGTGCTATTCCGGGGCGGGGCCGAGGCCGAGATCCGCCGGGGAATCGTCGAAGACGCCCGGCTCGAGGCAGTGATCGGTATTGGCCCGAACGTTTTCCACGGCACAGCCATCCCTGCATGCATCCTGGTGTTGCGGGGCCCGAACGGAACATCAGCGGACCAGCGCGGCCAGGTACTGTTCATCAATGCCGAACGCGAAGTAGTAACGGGGCGATCGGAAAACCGCCTGGAGCCGCAGAACGTGGAAAAGATCGTGGGCGCCTTCCGCGAGTGGGCGGACATCCCCGGCTTCTCACGGGTGGTCTCGCTGGATGAGATTGCGGCGAACGACTTCAACCTCAACATTCGGCGCTACGTCGACGCCGGCCCGCCTGCCGAGCCACTGCTGGACGTCCGAGCGGCGCTGTCTGGTGGTGTGCCGCGAAGCGAAGTCGAGGCAGAAGCAGGGGCTTTCCTTGCTTTTGGTATCGGCCTCACTAGCCTGTTCACGGCGCAGGATTCTGACTACCTTGCATTCCGGAGCGAGGGCTGTGAGGCAACTGCGGCGCGCATCCCGGACCTGGCTGCTGTTCGAGAGCGGGGTTTCATCGATCACTACCGCGCATGGTGGAAGGGGACGGAATCACGTATTTGCGATCTCGCGGGCACGAGACAGCTGTTGATGTTGCGCCCCCGACTCATGGCCTCCTTCCGTGAGGAGCTCCTGAAGGAGGGGATCCTGGACCGGTACCAACTCGCCGGCGTTTTCGCGGCATGGTGGTCAGGTCGACAAGACGACCTTAGAAGCCTGGACCACCGCGGCTTCTCCGGGGTGATCGACCGGTGGGCGGCGGCCGACGGCCAGCGTTCGTACCTGCCTGAGCCCCTGGCGCACATACGAGTCCTTGAAGTTCTTGGTGACGATCTCCGCACTCGCTTGGAGAGGCTCGTCGCTGAGGAACGACAGGGACTGGTCGATCTCTATCTCTCATGGGGCGATCGATACGCGATCTCGCTCGCGGACTTGGAGAGGCAAAGTGAGGCCGCTGCAGCACGGTTGAGAGCTCGCCTGCAAGATCTCGGTTACACCGGACCGGCCTGA